A genomic region of Bactrocera neohumeralis isolate Rockhampton unplaced genomic scaffold, APGP_CSIRO_Bneo_wtdbg2-racon-allhic-juicebox.fasta_v2 ctg4030, whole genome shotgun sequence contains the following coding sequences:
- the LOC126767099 gene encoding uncharacterized protein LOC126767099, with protein sequence MDVDMPTIPTPAVRSATNGARTGPTPPLRPTNATVSPAASGSGSRAAPSTPSAQVEPRRIRCPLCRRKHRLQHCGLFKELTPTQRQRVAQAHEHCLNCLSHTHGTQECASADLCHTCGRPHHTLLHRTPRRDVGRPAAPSTGRST encoded by the coding sequence ATGGACGTGGACATGCCTACAATCCCAACACCAGCTGTTCGGTCGGCAACCAACGGGGCACGTACTGGGCCTACTCCTCCACTTCGCCCAACCAATGCGACTGTATCGCCTGCCGCTTCTGGTAGTGGCTCACGAGCAGCCCCATCAACGCCATCCGCTCAAGTCGAGCCGCGTCGCATCCGATGCCCGCTATGTCGCCGGAAACATCGACTACAACATTGTGGGCTCTTTAAGGAGCTAACGCCGACACAACGACAGCGTGTGGCACAAGCACATGAGCACTGCCTCAACTGCCTGTCGCACACGCATGGGACGCAGGAGTGTGCTTCTGCCGACCTATGCCACACGTGTGGCAGACCACATCATACGCTGCTGCACAGGACCCCACGACGCGATGTAGGTCGGCCAGCTGCCCCAAGCACGGGTAGATCAACGTGA